From the Lathyrus oleraceus cultivar Zhongwan6 chromosome 4, CAAS_Psat_ZW6_1.0, whole genome shotgun sequence genome, one window contains:
- the LOC127074402 gene encoding probable cadmium/zinc-transporting ATPase HMA1, chloroplastic, producing MEALSYSIPSTNFHIHTKTTKIQSSNFTFPLPPSPISIKPLYSSKLLILHHHKLRCSAESTHNHHHHNHNHSDHNHNHNHSHHHHHHHHNHSHDIDDANLTGPQRAVITFAKATKWIDLANILREHLHLCCFSTALFVAAAICPHTLPKSLIKPFQNSLILVAFPLVGVSASLDALIEISSGKVSIHVLMAMAAFASIFMGNSLEGGLLLAMFNLAHIAEEYFTGRSMVDVRELKENNPEFALVLDTKDDKLPNTFDLAYKRLPVHDITIGSYVLVGAGESVPVDCEVFQGGATITIEHLTGEVKPLEAKVGDRVPGGARNLDGRIIVKVSKTWKESTLSRIVQLTEEAQLNKPKLQRWLDEFGERYSKVVVVLSIAIAVLGPLVFKWPFISTPACRGSIYRALGLMVAASPCALAVAPLAYAIAISSCAKKGILLKGGHVLDALASCHTIAFDKTGTLTTGGLIFKAVEPIYGHQIRNKESNISSCCIPTCEKEALAVAAAMEKGTTHPIGRAVVDHSEGKDLPSVSVENFEYFPGRGVTATVNSIESGTGGANLLKASLGSIDFITSFCQSEDESKKIKEAINSSPYGSEFVHAALSIDKKVTLIHLEDRPRPGVFDVIHELQDEANLRVMMLTGDHEYSARRVASAVGINEFHCNLKPEDKLSHVKDISREMGGGLIMVGEGINDAPALAAATVGIVLAHRASATAIAVADVLLLRENISAVPFCIAKSRQTTSLIKQNVALALSSIFVASLPSVLGFLPLWITVLLHEGGTLLVCLNSIRALNEPSWSWKHDILQLISEVKSRLPSLRTNIAGSSSSITTANL from the exons ATGGAAGCACTTTCATATTCAATCCCCTCTACCAATTTCCACATCCACACCAAAACCACAAAAATTCAATCCTCCAATTTCACTTTTCCTCTTCCTCCATCCCCAATTTCAATCAAACCTCTCTATTCTTCCAAACTCCTCATCCTCCATCACCATAAACTCCGTTGCTCCGCCGAATCCACACACAACCACCACCATCATAATCACAATCACAGCGATCACAACCATAACCATAACCATAGCCATCACCATCACCATCACCATCATAATCATTCACATGACATCGATGACGCTAATCTCACCGGACCTCAAAGAGCGGTTATCACTTTCGCTAAAGCCACCAAATGGATTGACCTAGCTAACATCTTAAGAGAGCATTTGCATCTATGCTGTTTCTCAACCGCTTTATTTGTAGCCGCTGCTATTTGCCCTCACACTTTGCCCAAATCACTCATCAAACCCTTCCAAAACTCTCTCATTCTCGTTGCCTTTCCTTTGGTTGGG GTTTCTGCATCACTTGATGCTCTAATTGAAATAAGTAGTGGAAAAGTGAGCATCCATGTCTTAATGGCAATGGCAGCTTTTGCATCAATATTTATGGGAAACTCTTTGGAAGGAGGGTTACTACTTGCAATGTTTAATCTTGCACATATAG CCGAAGAGTATTTCACTGGACGTTCAATGGTTGATGTTAGAGAGTTGAAGGAGAACAATCCAGAGTTTGCACTTGTTCTTGATACGAAAGATGATAAACTTCCTAATACATTTGATTTGGCATACAAAAGGCTTCCCGTGCATGATATAACCATAGGATCATATGTGCTTGTTGGTGCTGGAGAG TCTGTGCCTGTAGATTGTGAAGTTTTCCAAGGTGGTGCCACCATTACCATTGAGCACTTGACAGGGGAAGTCAAACCTCTGGAGGCCAAAGTTGGTGATAGAGTTCCTGGCGGTGCAAGGAACTTAGATGGGAGAATAATTGTGAAG GTATCAAAGACATGGAAGGAATCAACTCTAAGCAGAATTGTGCAGTTGACTGAAGAAGCTCAGTTGAATAAACCTAAACTTCAAAGGTGGCTGGATGAATTTGGTGAACGTTACAGCAAAGTTGTTGTGGTCTTATCAATTGCTATTGCTGTTCTTGGACCACTTGTATTTAAGTGGCCATTCATCAGTACACCAG CTTGCAGAGGTTCTATTTACAGAGCTTTAGGGCTCATGGTTGCAGCATCACCATGCGCCTTGGCTGTGGCTCCATTGGCATATGCCATAGCAATCAGCTCCTGTGCAAAAAAG GGCATATTACTCAAAGGTGGACATGTTTTGGATGCGCTAGCTTCATGCCATACCATTGCATTTGATAAAACAGGGACACTGACTACTGGTGGACTTATATTCAAGGCAGTTGAGCCCATTTATGGTCATCAAATTAGAAACAAGGAATCAAACATTTCTTCCTGCTGCATTCCCACCTGTGAAAAGGAAGCTCTTGCTGTTGCTGCAGCTATGGAAAAAGGAACTACTCACCCCATTGGAAG GGCTGTTGTTGATCATAGTGAAGGGAAAGACCTCCCTTCTGTTTCTGTTGAAAATTTTGAATACTTTCCCGGTAGAGGCGTTACTGCCACTGTTAACAGCATTGAG TCAGGAACTGGAGGTGCTAACCTATTGAAAGCATCCCTTGGGTCTATAGATTTCATCACTTCATTTTGTCAAAGTGAAGATGAATCAAAAAAGATCAAGGAAGCTATTAATTCATCTCCTTATGGCAGTGAATTTGTCCATGCTGCCCTTTCAATTGATAAAAAG GTCACTTTGATTCACCTGGAGGATAGGCCTCGACCTGGGGTTTTTGATGTTATTCATGAATTGCAAGATGAAGCAAATCTACGCGTGATGATGTTAACTGGTGATCATGAATATAGCGCAAGGAGAGTTGCAAGTGCTGTGGGTATCAACGAGTTTCATTGCAACCTAAAGCCGGAAGATAAGCTGAGCCATGTAAAGGATATCTCAAGAGAAATGG GGGGAGGCTTAATTATGGTTGGTGAGGGTATTAATGATGCCCCAGCACTTGCTGCTGCAACTGTTGGGATTGTGCTTGCTCATCGTGCTAGTGCAACTGCTATAGCTGTTGCAGATGTGCTGTTGCTTCGAGAAAATATTTCTGCAGTACCATTTTGTATTGCCAAATCCCGCCAAACAACTTCACTG ATTAAGCAAAATGTGGCTCTGGCATTGTCTAGCATATTTGTGGCTTCCCTTCCGTCAGTTTTGGGATTTCTGCCATTGTGGATAACG GTTCTCTTACATGAAGGTGGAACCCTGCTTGTTTGTCTAAATTCCATACGTGCTTTAAATGAACCATCCTGGTCCTGGAAGCATGATATATTACAACTGATCAGCGAGGTTAAATCTAGACTCCCCTCTCTTAGGACAAATATAGCAGGCTCAAGTAGCAGCATTACAACTGCAAATTTGTGA